The Vicia villosa cultivar HV-30 ecotype Madison, WI linkage group LG1, Vvil1.0, whole genome shotgun sequence genome includes a region encoding these proteins:
- the LOC131660196 gene encoding uncharacterized protein LOC131660196 gives MEAPLQAGLQKPPPLGTYDGTTDPNEHIENIDALLDYRGVSGVIKCWLFPTTLRKGAITWYKSLPYESITSWKVLGKLFSMHFTASRRHPKSEASLKAIIQGKDESLRAYIERFNKEAVQVSTTAHMKKFLLEWGLRPRSDFAKAVRIETPATLDEFFLMAQAYIQYEEKEAAHVVCKSKQEENTKGARQDDPRRGSEKKKEDKGRDPKD, from the coding sequence ATGGAGGCACCCCTACAGGCCGGTCTTCAAAAGCCCCCGCCACTAGGCACATACGACGGGACAACCGACCCAAACGAACACATCGAGAACATCGACGCCCTCCTAGATTACAGAGGGGTGTCGGGCGTAATCAAGTGCTGGTTATTCCCGACCACTCTACGCAAAGGAGCCATAACCTGGTACAAGAGTTTGCCCTATGAATCCATCACATCATGGAAAGTGCTCGGAAAGCTTTTCTCCATGCACTTCACGGCCTCCCGAAGACACCCAAAGTCGGAAGCCTCCCTAAAAGCCATCATACAAGGGAAAGATGAATCCCTCCGGGCCTACATCGAACggttcaacaaagaggccgtgCAGGTGTCCACAACCGCCCACATGAAGAAGTTCTTACTCGAATGGGGTCTCCGACCACGTTCAGATTTCGCCAAAGCCGTCAGGATCGAGACCCCCGCCACTCTGGACGAATTCTTCCTTATGGCCCAAGCATACATACAATACGAAGAAAAAGAAGCTGCTCACGTGGTCTGCAAATCCAAACAGGAAGAGAATACTAAAGGTGCCCGTCAAGACGATCCTCGCCGGGGATccgaaaagaagaaagaagataagGGTCGGGACCCTAAAGACTAA
- the LOC131660187 gene encoding uncharacterized protein LOC131660187 yields the protein MYARSVPLSAEAARRLEEDVKVKASTPEERDQELKEQGEELTVVRGGASLRHSQAPAEDETEEERALLTRADSIQYIRVLGGDSVVATEDTYNSTVAQLKLKNPGVELVTEGTVPYHRVEGDQIISLDFEEEPAT from the exons ATGTATGCCCGTTCAGTGCCTTTGTCCGCGGAAGCTGCGAGGAGGCTTGAGGAGGACGTGAAGGTTAAGGCGTCTACTCCGGAGGAACGAGATCAGGAGCTGAAGGAGCAGGGTGAGGAGCTGACAGTCGTGAGGG GAGGCGCTTCTCTTCGTCATTCTCAGGCCCCGGCTGAGGATGAGACGGAGGAGGAGAGAGCCCTCTTGACCCGGGCGGATTCGATTCAATACATACGGGTTTTGGGAGGTGACTCTGTTGTTGCCACCGAGGATACCTACAACTCCACTGTGGCCCAGCTCAAGTTGAAGAATCCTGGGGTAGAGCTGGTGACCGAGGGCACCGTGCCATATCATCGTGTGGAAGGCGACCAAATCATCTCTCTAGATTTTGAGGAAGAGCCAGCAACCTAG